The region tcattaggttagcttGTGATGTTAGCTTTTTCCTGAAAAAGGGTTTCTTTGTACGTTTATATCCATATCAATAATATATTAAACCTTTGTTACATTACTTCAACTTTATGATGATTGATTCATAATTGTTCTTCAGATTCCACATTCTTCATATCGTCTTTATTCCTAACAATTAATAAGTCTTCCTCTAAACGTTTAACAACCATCAAATGAGCTTTCCCTGTCTAAAGTACAATCTACATAATCAGAGTCAGTGTATCCTACATGATCAAAACAAGAATCCTTAGGATACCAAAGACCTAGTTTAGGAGTTTCTTTTAAATATCTGAAAATTCTTTTGACTTCCCTAATATGAGATTCCTTTGGAGATGCTTGATATCTTACACAAAGATTGGTTCTAGATATAATGTCAATCCTGCCGACTGTTAGATATAATAGAGTACCAATCAAATTATAACGAAGGATTAACAGTTTTACCATCAGTGTCAGCCCATATCTTATCAAAGGTTGACATGGGAGTCTTAGTCGGCTTATAGTCTTAAACGGAATACTTTAGAAGACTAATTATGAACTTGCTTTGATTGATGAATATCCTTTGAGAAGTTTACTTCACCTGACGTCCAAGAAAGAAATTCACCActaatcatgctcatttcaaacttgctAACCATTATACTACCAAAATCTTCACATAACCTCTCATTGTTAGATCCAAATATTAtgccatcaacataaatttgagcaAGGATCAACTATGTACCATTCCTTTTAAAAAAAACAGTGGGTTATCAATCCCCCCCCCTTTGTAACCATATTCAACCAAGTAGGTAGAAAAACATGTCATACCATTCCCCTGGGAGTTGTTTAAGGTCAAATACTTCTTTGTCCAGTTTATACACATGATCAGGGTAGTCTTCTAGATCAAAACATGGAGGTTGTTTTAGAAACACTTCCTCCTGAAGGTGACCATGGAGAAATGCAATCTTTGCGTTCATTTAAAACACCTTGAACtacttgtatgatgtatatgGTAGGAAAAGTCTGATAACTTTAATTCTTGCAACTGGaccaaaggtttcatcatagtctaaTCCTTCCAGTTGAGTGAGTCCTTGATCAAACAATATAGCTTTCTTCGTGGTGATGATTCCATTCTCATCtagcttattttttttttacaccCAATGAGTTCCAACAACAGTTTTGTTTGAGGGCCTTGGAACCAAATTATGAACTTTGTGTCTTTTAAATTCAGGAAACTCAAATTCCATAGCCTTGATACAATTAGGGTCCTTCGGTACATATGTTGTCTTCTTGGGTTCTATAAGAGAAACAAAGTTAACATGAAGATAGTACTGGATACCTAATTTCTAGTCTTGACACTTATGGATAAGTCAAAAATGATTTGAAATGTGGTGTAATCCCTGAGAATAAGTGGAGAGAAAGCACGATTAGTGGTATGATTTATTTGCGAGTTATCAGTGATTATGTCCAGACATGCATGATTAAGAGACTCATCATTTACAACATAATTTGGATAAGTTGTAGAGTCTGAAAAGTTAACAGTTGATTGTTAACTATTTTAAACAAACAATAGAGATATGTTGGGAGAGGCGCAAGAATAACAACTGTTATTGATAGTGTAATTAGTGGAAGAGAGGGATTGAATCAGTTGATACAAAATTGACTTTGCATTTCATCAATGGATGGCTTTGAAAGTGTCACAACTAGcacttttggctaggaaattccaCCCTCGAGTAAGCAAGGACTATTATGAGACTGGTACTAACACACCTAAGTGTTTAATATGAGTTCCTAAGGAgccataaagtgttagaatgcaaatctctccaagtatagtgaatctctcccaaatctctctaagtatagtaaatctctcccaaatctctccaagtatagtaaatctctcccaaatgtctctaagtgtgtgaaatctctccaataattagggatgagcatgggtcggtttgggtcGATTTTTGgctaaaaccaaaccaaaccgtaGAAAATCGGTTTTTCGATTTTTAAACCCATATAGGTTCGGTTTTTGCatggttcggtttttcggttttctgGGTTGGGTTTATGGGTTTTCGGTTTTAAACCGTGGGTTTATGAGCTCCtattttttttctagtttttggGTTCAAACCTAGTGAAAATACGTTGCGATAAATAGTATTGTATCtactttaaatataccaaaataaaGAGTACGAATTCTAgtattataaaaacataaaaatgtttaaaatatcaAAGTTTAACACCATTAACAGTTtattgaaaataaacataaagtaTTAAAGAGATAAAGTCTAAAGTCTAAAActaaaagtttaaaacataataaataatatatatgtggGTCGGTTCGGTTTTTATGGGCGGTTTTATACGtcaaaaccgaaccaaaccgtTATTTTTCGGTTTTTGTAAAATTCAAACATAAACCGTCGGTTATtgttttggtttcggtttttcggtttcggttataTCGGGCtttttcggtttttcggtttggtttttgctcatccctaccaataatagtgaatctctcccaaatctctttaagtatgagaaatctctccaagtatggtgaatctctcccaaatctctccaagaaaagtgaatctctcccaaatctccctaagtatgcaaaatctctccaagaaaagtgaatctctcccaaatctccctaagtatgcggaatatctccaagaatagtgaatctctcccaaatctctccacgtatctcaAATCTCCCTAAATACCTTCCTTAGTCGAAGACAACTCAAAACCGGAAGAGGAACccccaaaaggaccctcttggtccggactcCTCTTAGTCCTtaacctcttggtccggaaccctcttagtCCGGATACCTTCTAAGAAACCAAGAAGCTTCTTGCTTCGGAACCTTCTTTGCCTCGGAAGCCTCTCATCCAAACTATCTCGCAATATCCTCTCATTTGGAAGGATAGTCTCGCTTCAGAAAGGTCAGCTGACTTCGGAACCCTCGGTCCGGACTGCTGGCTTCGCTTCGGATGAATCAGACGACTTCGGAATCCGAGAAAGTGCTCCGGAAGTTCCTGTTTACTTCGGAACCTCATTAATGGCTTCGTAAACTTTACCCCTTTGCTCCGAAAGTAGAAGAATGACTCCGGAATGAGGAGTTTGACTTCGGACCCTCGCAGGAACCAACCCCCACTCCGGATTTTCATTGTTTTCggactttttcaccattttaagaCAGTTTGATGCCGGAAATTACACAAAACTTGTATTTTTCCTATCCTAAACCCCTTAGACCCCTATTTTatgctaaaattaattattttaagtatatTCTTCATAAAAACAAATGGTTGGGATTTAGGAAAACCTTATCCTAAATTAAGAAAAGGACAAAAAGATTgactttgtgatttgatgaaattcctcatttcccatgcaaatcacAGTACTTCATGCTTTACCCACTAaatatccatgcatggaccacCAAATACCCATGCATCAAAGATTCCTTTCCCTTTTCCTTATACTCCAAAGCAACGGCAGTGAGGGAGTTTAGACTCCACTTTTTCTCTCACTTTTCCTATTTTCTCTCAAAAACTCATCTTCAAGCAAGAACAGGGGATCTTGCTGAAAGGAAATTTCTCAACTTCTTCCTAAGAAATTTTAAGGTAAATTCCTCAACCCatctaatattttataatatttcaaagatgaatccatattattttattcataatatgTGATGATCACCCTTAGGAAAGCATCCCTCCCAGGGAAGTTCCACATCTCAGCAAGAGTTTAAGcttgagatcttcactccataACTCCAGACAACTCCTCAACTAACTCAAAGTGAGCTTCATACCcacctttttccatgttttaatgtttttgggggagagtacaagtcaaatcttgcctaaactcttaaatgattacatatatacgtatgtttgtatgtgtatgaaatattattaaattattatttagtaaTACACTCATGAACGAAGTATTTCTAAATTTCACAAAGAACAGAGGATACTTTGAACAAAAGAGCCTCCCAACTATTGAgtgtgtccaacttaacccctttatctatGCTTCCATGTTTAaagataaaaagttataaaaGGGATCTTACTAAGTGGACACCATTTCTAGTGATTTTTCGAAAATAGAAACTTTGTGACTATTTTGCAAACTATCAGggagtattttataaatattcaacataaaagtttgcatcaagaaaatatacaaatagagcctttatgactgaaacatttgcatgtcataagcTGTTGTCATAAAACTTCCAAGAACATAAGTAATGTTAtatatgtcataaaacagaaaatgtgtgtcataaccagcagttataaatttatataaattataacttgacactttttctcTTGACTATAATGACTTATTTTTCAATAAACGAAAAGGAACGAACACGAGCACCTAGTTAACGAGCACAATCAACGATATGGAACGAGAACGATATTTCTATTCGATAAGTACGAgtttcattatttatctaacaaataatgaatctctaacgattgctcaaaaggttgttaatattctagtcagacaaatctcaaaagtacctaaatataaaaatattagtgtacgtctaaCTCCTATAAGAAGTTAtagctagagtctcctggagggagagcgggaatttgtgtatagatctatacggggttgacaccccacaccttcgttgttcgctatagctagacaggccagtctagggtgacaaatgtcttttccaaaccgagggcgcctgagaaacgccaaaacaggcactccgtcatgattagtatggttataacgactcactagaatatgttatattaactagaaatttatgtaaggaaaacctcataaataaaatttggcacgttgtgttgactgtcctatacgtgataggtgatggtccgcatttgttgCGTTGActgtcctttcttttcaccgtaTAAAATGTCCACAATTGCCATGAATCTTTCTCCTAACGAGCATAGTATCGAAATACTGCTATTTTACAAAGTAAAAAAGCACAGGACTCTatggaaaacaattttctacgattttgataacgataaacccgaacttacgaatattttataCCACAattatataggattttctagagaaaacgattttctacgatttcgataacgataaacccGAACTTCTgaatattttatagcagaaaatataggattttttctGGGGAAAACGATTCTtttacgatttcgataacgataaacccgaacttacgaatattttatagcaaaaaatataggattttctggaaaaaaaacgattttctacgatttcgataacgataaaccagAACTTACGTTTATTTtgtagcagaaaatataggatattATGGGGAAAACGATTCTtttacgatttcgataacgataaactagaatgCACACACTCAATTTTATTCGATAAGAGTAACATgattttcaaccatatttcctttttgaaaataagggatttttcttgagacggttgattgttactattcaaaagaactattctcgGACACAACTCGCTTTTACAAATCAcactacttttcaaaatcactccaTATAAGGAGGAACAAAAGTAATGACATGCacacatatatccatgattttcaaggcaagacttctaacgatttcatagaaaatatctgaTTTTCTGAAAATACAACGAGAACGATTCTAAAAaagtgtaaacgattttatacaaaaatgcttatgaactcaccaactttttagttgacgcttttcaaaacaacttgtattctcagggatctagtaagcaTGAAACAAGGGGCACTGATGCAAGATGATTTTGTTGTAGTTTGGATGCTTTTCTGCTTATGTACCTTTTGTGTAActcgaagaacaaatacaatatgtaaacaatgtaagtttgttatctcaatgtatgatgtttggattgttgtgtttcatttatattcaattgttatgatactgcacaatgaagtcacccgcctccgaacgtttccgccgtctggtccgggggtgtgatAGAAAGAGAATCTTCATTGAACTTGATATGGATTGATTCTTCAACAATCTTTCTTTTAACGTTGTAGACTCTGAATGATTTTGAGATTGAAAACTATCCAATGAAAATTCCTTTGTTAGCTTTTGATTGAAACTTTTTTAGTTGATCTCTCTAGTTTAGGATGCATCAaggacaaccaaatattcaaaaataagatatgatttattatgagagaataaatattattaatatattatgagaataatataatgaataataatattgtgatttgattaatataagtcatagattaattagtattaatttggtgacttaaagagattaattaaataagagggtataaactgtcaattgtttgatagttacactttgggctgtaaatccttcttggatagaggatggacggattctagggcttggcatagcctcaaattcgtccaaggcttatctttggaaaggatttggattgctttaaggaaagattatccaactagggtttaagggtgaaaccctaggagccttacaaggataaatagacccctagggcaagggaaatcggcacctctgctaaagcaaagaaaccctggccgatttctagcccctctcctctctctcaaatcatcctccttgctagttggtgtttgtaagccattagaggagtgacagttgtgactctagagctccaagacaacaagatcaaacaagagattcaaaggtaaacttctagatctgattttgtattgttcttataccaaattagtcattagaagtcttggattcaaagcatgtttaattagagaaacctagatccaagcattagggtttgcatgtgcacgtaggaatgttcatatggccaaaacccatcaataaggagttttaaacatataaagtgtttatgaaaatcatttgaaggaaactgtttggtaaaacggctaatgagtagtaaatcatttgaatgctgcttattaatcacatgtgattgatataataaatagcatggttgtacttgtatcccccccccccataaacatttaaaaatagttaaaacattgattaaggggtatgaactcacctgcagtaagtgattggaattgaacggactgttatcataaggaaggatcggacaagtgcttggtgtcaagtgaagactttagacacacacaatgatcctaattacatatgaagacatatgtatataaataattagtgattaaaacactaattatacaagtataagcattttaatacgaggaaaacacttttggtcaagtgctaggaggcaattGGGTTgtaacaaaggagtgcaatgcctctaatgggagtttatggtcaaatgaccatatgttttggagtttacggcccatgggagtaaactcctggccgtaaactctcaacaaagtcCCTAAATGAAGCCTAACagttatacaactcatgtggtgaattgtttcaaggcttaaacaagtgtttgggcttctcctattaactcctttgaggagttcacagccctgggaccatatcccatggagattacggccgtaatctcccttgggggaaggtttatggtgttttcaagtctctaacacttcaaggttatgatctatgttgggttctaggcataaggaaggagttagggtgtcatttgacccctttataggggtttacggcccaagaacttgtcttggccataaactccttaatacttgtgattccttatgttttctaggctttaaacactttagggtacatgtctaaattcaagcttaagccttaggtagtgtttgtggcatcaaaacacccctaacttgtgttttcggcccatgaaccatttggccatgtgtttgcggccgtgaacacccataggtgttggtattttgattgttttgggtcctagatacatcaaggtaatgtgctatgctagtctcttggcttaatggaggcatttagggcattttggcaacctaaaatggagttcacggcccaagaacttccttggccgtgaactcactttcacctttgattcttaattgttttgtggaCTAAACATTGTAATGAAgacttctagtttgagttctaaggctttgagggtcattgggacacttttggcccttaaaatgaagtttactcctcaagtgttcttgggcggtaaactcccaaatcttggggttttggtccgattttgatgtttctaaacacaatctaagctatataatataactagatcgaagtactcacaatttgggataaaaacccaaagatccgtgagagagaattcagcttttctctaaatggaaatgtaactaatgaacgaatatggttcagttttctatatatagtcctaggatttttggcagaaaatatttttattctcggaacgaactctaatatcctagagtattggaataacaatgttgcacaaaaccctagtgcatccactctcctgatatctccttaagtgtaaatcctgaaaaactgtcaaacttatacccgaagtctggaatttcactgaaactgttctacttctattggcttcaaatggtttgtacataatggaaatttcgggttgtcacaattaccTCAGTGGAAGTTATACTATGCCTTTTTTTTTGTTTACCAAAATTGACCTATTTTGTGTATAACAGACAGTGTTGACTGCTTCAGCCTAAAATTGGATTAGAAGATTGGCTTCAACTAACATAATACTTCCAACGTCAATAAGATTTGTGTTTCTACTTTCAACAACATCATTTTGCTCAGGGGTTCTAActattgaaaaattttgaaagttCCCTTTTTTTATTTGTAAAAGTCTTCAAAGGTGGCATTCCTAAACTCCGTTCAATGTCTCGGATTGGTCGTTGGTTTTTGCACAATAGACTATTAAATTAAGTTTTACTTGTTAATTATATCATTATGTGACCTGCTACGGAAACAACTAGTTACTTAGGTGACGTGATAATTTAAATTATATTTCTATATGTTTTTTAGAATGAATGGAATATCCATTAtggaaaataatttttatttatatataatttgattatcttccaccaccaccaccatccactCTACCCTTACCATCACCTTGACAACCACCTTCCATTTCCCTTTACCATCGGATTAAAAACAACCAAGCAAAGAGGATAGATCCACAATGGCTGCAGACTCAATGGGTTGTAACTTGACAGTGGACCACACATAGTCGGAATGTATAAAGTCACATAGCTAGAAAATACAAGCGCAAGCCTCTACAAAAACATcattccataaccaacatatcataaAGGAACTAGAAGCATGAAGAAAAAAAATGTACATGAATATGAGAATGATGAAAGAAATAGTGAACGATTccaaaagtggaatcatcaagAAGAAAGAGGCAATCGTTTCAACCCTCCCTAATCCTAATCTCAATTCCAACACCGATTCCGACAATACTGTCGTTGGATGTCACCAATGTTCTTAAACTCTTCCTTGATCACATCACGATCTCCTCTATTCCTGGAATCCACAATTCCCCTCCACGGGTACACTTTCCAATCGCAAATTCATTATAAACCCATACCAAATTAAGGTTTTCGACGACTTTCATGCATCAAATTAAAGTTTTTGTCGTGAACTACTCGCTCACTCGTGTAAACATCTCCTAAATCGAAGTCAAGTTTTTGTCATAGATGATTGGTTTCCATGTTCTTCGGAATTCATTTTGATGGTGGTGAGATACGCCGTCTTGGTTTTaattttagggggtgtttggataaatagtttttagcttattgcttatttgcttattgtgatgagaataaatatttttttttaaatgtgtttggattagcttattgcggtgggaataagcaataagcaataagcatttaAGTGTTTGGGaaaataaaacaatttatatGAGTAAAGTGACAAATAAGCAATAAACATTCCCTCATTGCTTATTAAAATCAGCTTATTTTGTTTATTCTTATTACAATAAGCTGATTTTTAAAAACTCCTATCCAAACATTTAAATTTGCTTATTGCGGTGATAttaaacaataaacaataaacaGTGTATTTTTTCCCCATCCAACCACCCGTTAATGTTGCACCGTCCAAAAATAAAACTGTGATACCAATTTTAAACAAACCTAAAAGTTGATTTTGCTGATGTGTAAATTTCCCTTTATTTTTCTTCTTTAGAAAAAGCATCAAATTGCAAACGTCTTCATAGCCGTTGGGAAGTAAGTTCTCCAACTAGCCGTTATCAAACAAACGGTCGTCAATGCCTTTTGTATctgtatatacacacacacaccaaagcCTTCTCTTCAATACCATCTAACTTCTCCTCCCATCACCGCTACTGTAATTACATCGCCACCAACACCGCCACAGCTCCCCGGAAAACTCAGACAAAAAGTTTAAGCAAATGGGTCTCTCAAGCGATGCTCAATCACACTACAAAACACACAAACTCTTCCTCATCAGCAATTACATCTTACTGGGAGCAGCCTCCAGTTGCATCTTCCTCACACTCTCCCTCCGCCTTCTCCCCTCCGTCGCCGGCGGACTGCTTGTCCTCCTCCACATCATCACCATAGCCGGAGCCATTTCAGGCTGCAACGCGGTGTCGGCCGGGTCAAGCAAGTGGTACGCAGCCCACATGGTGGCGGCTGTCCTCACCGCGATTTTCCAGGGATCTGTATCTGTTCTGATTTTCACGACGACTTCGAATTTCTTAGCGGCGTTGAAATCGTACGTGAGGGAGGACGATGCGGCGGTGATATTGAAGATGGCCGGTGGACTCTgtgttttgatgttctttatggAATGGTTGGTTTTGACGCTTGCTTTCTTCTTAAGGTATTATGCTTTCGTTGAAGGAAGCCGGACCACCGGGAAGGTACAGGCGGAGGACGACTCTAAGTGGTGGGCAACACCGTTCCAAGTTTAAGGCATGCGATGAGAACtagaaattaaattaaatttgtatgttttatttgaatattttgttttatttatttatttattgaataTGATTCATTCGTTCactaagaatattttataaaaaaaatattgttgaaCTGTGTAACTATTGCCTGATAGAgcaagaaatgtttttttttttttttttttttttttctaaatgctATTGAATTGGGTTAATGGACACTAACTTAATAAGGATTCAATTTtaaacatttataaaatattcatgAAACATATATGTTCTTTAAAGGATCAggtaaaaatataaacaaacttCCTCGACTACAAGTGTTATGTGCTATACTGATAACATGTCATCTGCTTTTTGAAAATAACCGGAACCGACTCTAGACCTAACCAGAAAAGCGTATAATCCAGCCGGAACCGACAACATGTCATCaccatttttttttggaaatttcaATTTTTGGGTAAAAATCAGACTAATTCAGCGGTCCAAAGGAAAAATCGGACTAAACCGATCAAGGGTCTTTAACTTATGGTTCAAAATTATATCCGAAAGTGTTATCGGTGATAAGAGCTCGATAGAGCCATCTAACTTATGTAtttgtttcaaaataaaacatatatatatatatatatatatatatatatatatatatatatatatatatatatatatatatatatatatatatatatatatatatatatatatatatatgttttattttcttataataaaattaaaatatgtgTGATTGTGATGTATGGGTTTGCATAAGGAatttttttcaaagttttaaACATATGTGAGTTTCAAAGTTTGAATCATATGTGGGCCTGGCTTACATTTTAGTTGTCCCGTTCAAAACACTATAATAATTATCAGGAGGACCCGTAGGCAATCCGATCAATCGTTTATGTTTTTAGGGACCTAAAATTTCTAAAGAgaaaaatttaactttttttgtttttaactCCTAGaagaaatatttttctttaatttagTAGTTTTTGTAATGTTATGGCTATATTTGTGTTTTTCATTATTAATAGCgaaatttatgaattttataaTGGTGTGTTTATCttcaatttaatttttattatatttgtgaCTTTGGAGGCCAATTTTTTCTTTTTGCTCCGGACCTTCTATTTCTTTGGGTTGTTCCTGATAATTATTATACATATTAAATATCGTTTCGGCTGTGGAACAATATTGGTATTGAGTCGATTCCATTCCATATGGTTTGGAGTCGGAAGCTATCTGGTTTTCTTCTTCCGTTTGCCATATGTTCCTACAATATTTCTTTTACCACTCTATTTCTTCTAGTTGTTGTTTTCTGTGTCCATAGCATAATGGAAGACGATAATGTAGcacttggttcctggtatgtatgatttatctgagtattttacCCTTTTTAaccttgcactcggcgagtcgtaggctagactcgccgagtagggacgagattttgagcacgtttaaattggcgaatcgacgagtccatattctggactcggcaagtccatcagtctggaagaaaccctaatttcaggggtttgcaccctatttaaaccccct is a window of Lactuca sativa cultivar Salinas chromosome 1, Lsat_Salinas_v11, whole genome shotgun sequence DNA encoding:
- the LOC111885968 gene encoding uncharacterized protein LOC111885968, whose product is MGLSSDAQSHYKTHKLFLISNYILLGAASSCIFLTLSLRLLPSVAGGLLVLLHIITIAGAISGCNAVSAGSSKWYAAHMVAAVLTAIFQGSVSVLIFTTTSNFLAALKSYVREDDAAVILKMAGGLCVLMFFMEWLVLTLAFFLRYYAFVEGSRTTGKVQAEDDSKWWATPFQV